One Longimicrobiales bacterium DNA segment encodes these proteins:
- a CDS encoding transglutaminase-like domain-containing protein, which produces MTAPQPSPRRLLADELSRSDAEMDLARAVLLVAKEEYPQLSVDLYLARLDQVAEEVKDRLANETASLIVLGEVIDTLYTRRKLTGNREAFYDPRNSFLNDVLDRGVGIPLTLGIVILEVSWRLGLPLEGVKFPGHFLVRYTGSEVRLLIDPFDGGRIRFEDDAQQFLDQGYGGMVSMREAFLRPSTKRDMLVRLLTNLKGIYTKIGDARRSLAVVERLLMIMPTAPLVSRSRGMLLAKLGRHEEAACQLEAYLRLSPTADDTYNVQKLVRELRGGHFEAGGGTA; this is translated from the coding sequence ATGACCGCGCCCCAACCGTCTCCGCGCCGTCTTCTCGCTGATGAGCTGTCACGCTCTGATGCCGAGATGGATCTGGCGCGAGCGGTGCTGCTTGTGGCGAAAGAGGAGTACCCACAGCTGTCGGTCGATCTCTATCTGGCCCGCCTCGATCAGGTCGCCGAAGAGGTGAAGGACAGGTTGGCGAATGAGACGGCTTCTCTAATCGTGCTCGGCGAGGTCATCGATACGCTCTACACCCGCCGGAAGTTGACAGGGAATCGCGAGGCTTTCTATGACCCCCGAAATTCGTTCCTGAACGATGTGCTCGACCGTGGCGTGGGCATTCCGCTGACTCTGGGCATCGTCATTCTCGAGGTGAGCTGGAGGCTAGGGCTTCCTCTTGAAGGGGTGAAATTCCCAGGGCATTTTCTTGTTCGATATACTGGCTCCGAAGTCCGACTTCTCATCGATCCTTTTGACGGTGGTCGAATTCGCTTCGAGGACGACGCGCAGCAGTTTCTGGACCAAGGCTACGGTGGTATGGTCTCGATGCGTGAGGCATTTCTTCGCCCCTCGACGAAGCGCGACATGCTCGTTCGACTCCTGACGAATCTCAAAGGGATTTACACGAAAATTGGTGACGCCCGACGTTCTCTCGCGGTGGTTGAGCGACTCCTCATGATCATGCCGACTGCACCGCTCGTGAGCCGTTCTCGTGGAATGCTATTAGCGAAGCTGGGGCGGCATGAGGAGGCTGCGTGTCAGCTCGAGGCATACCTTCGGCTGTCGCCGACGGCGGATGACACATACAACGTTCAGAAGCTCGTCCGAGAACTTCGCGGAGGGCACTTCGAGGCGGGTGGAGGTACGGCATGA